A genomic window from Gossypium hirsutum isolate 1008001.06 chromosome D12, Gossypium_hirsutum_v2.1, whole genome shotgun sequence includes:
- the LOC107946917 gene encoding O-fucosyltransferase 29, protein MGGAKAWMFSVVSLNLNGSVLSNKHVCWRWRSSAAQQSKPISWSLVFGLMLFSLGIVSLFTGHVVSDLDWYSRRLVKQKLYFKLDGSNKGPIDIWKSENGKSFYGCSKRSRKFPHAVRERSSNGYLLIAASGGLNQQRTGISDAVVVARVLNATLVVPELDHNSYWKDNSDFVNIFDVNWFISYLVKDVTIVKKVPDKFMRSMEKNPYSMRVPRKSPPEYYLDQVLPILKRRRVLQLTKFDYRLANNIDEELQKLRCRANFHALRFTKPIQELGQKLVLRMREMAIRFIAVHLRFEPDMLAFSGCYFGGGDKERYELAEIRKRWETLPDLDADGERSRGKCPLTPHEVGLMLRALGFANDTYIYVASGEIYGGEETLRPLRDLFPNFYTKEKLANEELKPFLPFSSRLAAIDYIVCDESDVFVTNNNGNMARILAGRRRYMGHKRTIRPNAKRLSSLFMERDKMDWDTFARKVKAVQRGYMGEPDEMRPGRGEFHEYPYSCICKKNGDPESEQVRGNQGLKNRSKEEEPVLGAKGDEQVFLI, encoded by the exons ATGGGCGGAGCGAAGGCGTGGATGTTTAGCGTGGTATCGCTAAACCTGAACGGCTCCGTTCTAAGCAACAAGCATGTGTGTTGGAGGTGGAGATCCTCTGCGGCGCAGCAGAGTAAGCCAATCTCATGGTCGCTCGTCTTTGGCTTGATGCTTTTCTCCTTAGGCATTGTTTCGCTCTTCACCGGACATGTGGTCTCTGATCTCGACTGGTATTCCCGGCGACTTGTGAAACAAAAACTCTATTTCAAATTG GATGGAAGTAATAAAGGACCGATTGATATATGGAAATCTGAAAATGGAAAAAGTTTCTATGGATGCAGCAAAAGAAGTCGTAAATTTCCTC ATGCTGTACGTGAGCGATCATCAAATGGTTATTTGCTTATTGCTGCAAGTGGTGGACTGAATCAACAAAGAACAGGA ATATCTGATGCTGTAGTTGTCGCACGGGTTCTAAATGCAACCTTAGTGGTACCTGAGTTAGATCATAATTCGTATTGGAAGGATAATAG TGACTTTGTCAACATTTTTGATGTCAACTGGTTCATTTCttacctagtaaaagatgttaccATTGTAAAAAAAGTTCCTGATAAATTCATGCGATCAATGGAGAAAAATCCTTACAGTATGCGTGTCCCAAGGAAATCCCCTCCAGAATATTATCTAGACCAAGTTCTGCCAATACTTAAACGAAGACGT GTCCTTCAACTAACAAAGTTTGATTACAGACTGGCCAACAACATTGACGAAGAGCTACAAAAGTTGCGTTGCCGGGCTAATTTCCATGCTTTAAGATTTACAAAACCTATTCAAGAACTTGGACAGAAACTTGTATTGAGAATGCGTGAGATGGCAATACGTTTTATAGCAGTCCATTTGAG ATTTGAACCTGATATGCTAGCATTTTCTGGTTGTTACTTTGGTGGAGGGGACAAGGAGAGATATGAACTTGCAGAAATACGAAAACGATGGGAAACATTACCT GATTTAGATGCTGATGGAGAGAGGAGTCGAGGTAAATGTCCACTCACTCCTCATGAAGTAGGATTGATGCTGCGGGCACTTGGTTTTGCAAATGACACGTACATTTATGTTGCATCTGGAGAAATATATGGTGGAGAAGAGACTCTGCGACCACTAAGAGATCTATTTCCAAACTTCTACACAAAAGAAAAGCTTGCCAATGAAGAGCTGAAACCTTTTCTTCCATTCTCTTCTCGCCTTGCTGCCATAGACTACATTGTTTGTGATGAAAGTGATGTTTTTGTCACCAATAATAATGGAAATATGGCAAGAATTCTAGCAGGTCGAAG GAGGTACATGGGGCACAAAAGGACTATAAGACCAAATGCCAAGAGATTAAGCTCTTTGTTTATGGAAAGGGATAAGATGGATTGGGACACCTTTGCCCGAAAGGTGAAGGCAGTTCAAAGAGGATACATGGGAGAGCCAGATGAGATGAGACCAGGACGTGGTGAATTTCATGAATATCCATATTCATGTATTTGCAAAAAGAACGGAGATCCTGAGTCGGAACAAGTAAGAGGAAATCAAGGATTAAAGAACAGAAGCAAGGAAGAAGAGCCAGTTTTAGGAGCCAAGGGGGATGAACAAGTGTTTCTAATCTGA